A genomic segment from Desulfosporosinus sp. Sb-LF encodes:
- a CDS encoding VOC family protein encodes MQKIIPHLWFDKEADEASKFYMSLFEESKLKDKTILKETPSGSVDMITVELAGQEFMLLSAGPLFKFTPAVSFLIACSSVEEVETLWEKLIENGAALMPLEAYPFSEKYGWVIDKYGLSWQVIYMRDFEIKQKITPTLMFVGDQCGNTEEAIRFYTTTFAHSRVGDILRYGETATPNKPTMIQHVDFILENQVFAAMDSAYKHNFTFNEAISFIVKCDTQEEIDYYWDKLSAIPGAEQCGWLKDRYGFSWQIVPTIMNDMMQNKDAKKLAQVTEAFLKMKKFDISELIKAYEK; translated from the coding sequence ATGCAAAAGATTATCCCACACTTATGGTTTGACAAGGAAGCCGATGAGGCATCAAAATTCTATATGTCCCTATTTGAAGAATCAAAACTCAAGGACAAAACCATATTAAAAGAAACACCATCAGGTTCAGTGGATATGATCACAGTTGAGCTCGCAGGACAAGAATTCATGCTGCTGTCAGCGGGTCCATTATTCAAATTTACACCAGCGGTATCATTTCTCATCGCTTGTAGTTCCGTTGAAGAGGTTGAAACGTTATGGGAGAAACTTATCGAAAATGGTGCAGCGCTCATGCCATTAGAAGCCTATCCGTTTAGCGAAAAATATGGATGGGTGATTGATAAATACGGCCTTTCTTGGCAAGTGATATACATGCGTGATTTCGAGATTAAGCAAAAAATAACACCAACACTTATGTTTGTCGGGGATCAGTGTGGAAATACAGAAGAAGCCATCCGATTCTATACAACGACATTTGCCCATTCAAGAGTTGGTGATATCCTTAGATACGGCGAGACTGCTACCCCAAACAAACCTACCATGATTCAACATGTCGACTTCATACTTGAAAACCAAGTATTTGCAGCTATGGACAGCGCCTATAAGCACAACTTTACTTTTAATGAGGCTATTTCATTTATTGTAAAGTGTGATACACAAGAAGAAATAGACTATTATTGGGATAAGTTATCTGCAATTCCTGGAGCAGAACAATGTGGTTGGTTAAAAGACAGATACGGATTTTCATGGCAGATTGTACCCACGATTATGAATGACATGATGCAGAATAAGGATGCTAAAAAATTGGCACAAGTTACTGAAGCATTTCTTAAAATGAAAAAATTTGATATTTCCGAATTAATAAAGGCATATGAAAAATAA